The following DNA comes from Flavobacteriales bacterium.
ATCTTCTCTATGAATGTTTTGGACTGCCCGAAAACCTCCTTGGCACCACCGCAATAGGCCACCAATTTTTTGATGCGGACATCGCCCAACCCGGCAACCTTTGTCAGCGCGATCAAATAGAGTGTCTGTCCGTTTCTATCCACAAATGCAAATATTGATATATTCGCCCCGTTCTAAACCAAGCGTAAGGCTGCTGAATATACCTACATGAAAAGAATTTTTACAACCTCAATTCTATCATTTTTTGTGCTTTTCACCTTCGCCCAAGACACGGGTACTGTAAAAGGTGTGGTAAAAGACAAGGAAACCGGAGAGACCATTATCGGTGCCAATGTTGTTTGGGAAGCTGATAACGGTCGTGGTGCCGCAACGGACTTTGATGGTAACTACAGTCTGATATTGCCCGTTGGGCCACAAAAAATCGTTGTTTCCTCCATTGGTTATGATGCTCAAACCATTCCGGTGACAATTAAGAAAGGAGAGACGACAACAGTTAACGTGGATCTTGGTGTTGGTTCGATCCAGAAGGACATGGTTGTTGTAACTGCCGGTAAGTTCGAACAAAGGATCGAGGACCTTACAGTTTCAGTATCAGTAGTAAAGCCTGAACTGGTTGAAAACCGTGGTTCTGTTTCTGCAGATGATGCCATTGAACAGACACCGGGTTTGACCATTGTTGATTCTGAGCCACAGATGCGTGGAGGTAGCGGTTACAGTTTCGGAGCCGGTTCGCGTGTGATGATGCTGGTAGACGACCTTCCGATCTTGAGTGGGGATGCCGGCCGTCCAAGTTGGGGTTTCATTCCGGTTGAGAACCTGGAGCAGATCGAGGTTATCAAGGGAGCATCTTCTGTATTGTATGGTTCGGCTGCTTTGAATGGAATCATCAATATCAGAACGGCCTATCCGAAAGACAAGCCCAAGACCAAGATCAACCTTTATTCAGGTTTTTATAGCCCACCCGCTCAGCAAGATGCGCAGTGGCGAGGAAAGGATGACATGCCCATCTATGCCGGCATGAACTTCTTCCATTCCAGAAAGATCGGGAAGAACTGGGACCTGGTTATCGGAGGTAACGTACTTGTTGACAATGGCTTTATCGGTTATGAGCCTGCAGATACGATGATCAACAATACACCGAAGATCATTGATGATTATGTACGTGATTCAACCGGTAATGTGATCGGTGCCAACACGCACGACCCTATGAAAGAGTACTCGAACCGTGTCAGGGTCAACTTCAATTTGCGCAAGCGTTCTGGAAAGATCCACGGCCTTTCGTACGGTATCAATGGTAATATCATGTACTCCAGAGGAACCAGTACCTTGCTTTGGTTGAACAGTGGCTATGGACTTTACCGTCCGTTCGGTGGGAGTTTGACCCGCACGTTGCAGACCACGTTCAACTTCGACCCTTACATCACCTATTCCGGAGCAGGTGGCGCAAGACACACATTCCGTACACGGGTTTTCCATCAGAACAACAACAACAACAACAATCAAGGAAACGAGAACTACGTGTTCTTCGGTGAATATCAGTTCGCATACAAGTTCCCACAGATTCACGATTTCACCATTACGGTGGGTACAATGGGAAAATACACGCTTTCACAGGCTCAGTTATATGCAGGAAACCCTAATGGAGATGGAAAGAACAATGCGGCAAACGCCTCGGTCTATCTTCAATTGGACAAGAAATTCTGGAGACGACTTACTGTGAATGGAGGAGCACGTTTTGAGTATTTCAGCGTTAATGGCAATGACACGATCATTCGTCCGGTATTCCGAATCGGTGCCAATACCATGCTTTGGAAAGAGGGTTACCTGCGTGCCTCATTCGGAGAAGGTTTCCGTTTCCCGACCATTGCCGAGCGTTTCATCTTTACAACGGTCGGTGGTCTGCCCATTGTTCCTAATACTGGCATCAAACCAGAACGTAGCTATGCCACAGAGCTTGGTCTGCGTCAAGGAATCAAGATCGGCAAGTTCCTCGGTTATTTGGATGTTGCCGGATTCTACCAGTACTACAAGAACTTCGTAGAGTTCAACGCAGGCAAGTTCAACCCGAATCCGGGACCTCCGTTCTACGGTCTTGCCTTTAGAAGTCTGAATACCGGTGATGCTCGTGTTTACGGTGTAGATGCATCCATTATGGGGAATGGCCAGTTTACCAGTTGGTTCGGCATGAACGTACTTGTCGGCTATACCTATTCGCGGCCGGAAACGGTAAATCCGAATTACGTATATGCCGTTGACAATTCTGGAAAGGAGCTTACCCAGGCAAGTTCTACTTCTTTGTTGAATTCTTCGAGTACTGCGGCTGATTCTGCGGCCTACATGAAAAACCCGGTACTGAAATATCGCTTCGAACATTTGGTGAATGCCGATATTGAGTTCGTATTTAAGGTCAAGAAGAAATATGATCTTGCTTTCGGGGTCACATACCGCTATTACAGCTTTATGCGAAATGTCGATCAGATCTTCTACGCGGTCGATCCATTGTTCAAATGGGGCGCAGTTCAGTTCAGACAAGATCATAACAAGGGAGACCATGTGTTCGACCTTCGCGCTTCCTTAGAACTTACCGAGCAGGTGAAGATCGCTGTGATCATGAAGAACGTGGCCAATCGCATTTATGCGTTGCGTCCGCTCAAGGTCAATCCGCCTCGCACCACGCAGATTCAGCTGACCATCAATTTCTGATCTTTCAATACCGATCCACACCAAAGGCTCATCGGCATGTTCGGTGAGCCTTTTCTGCAAGGTTCAGTTCTGTAATTGTAGAAGTTTCCATTGGGTCATCCTTAAAACAATTGGGCAATTATTCTGATGGTGGTCAAATAGGCGGACAGTAAATTTTTTAACCTTTACGGCCGTTACCAAACAAAAGGACAAATGGCTAAGACAAGGAAAAGAACAATTGAGAAGCTGACCGAAAAACGGGAACACAGCTTTTTTGGTGATGTACTGAAGTATTTCGATCACGCGGCAGAATTTCTCGATCACGATCCGGCACTACTGGAGCAGATCAAATATTGCAACAGCGTTTATCGGATGCGTTTTCCAGTAAGAAATGATGAGGGTAAGTTAGAAGTGA
Coding sequences within:
- a CDS encoding TonB-dependent receptor produces the protein MKRIFTTSILSFFVLFTFAQDTGTVKGVVKDKETGETIIGANVVWEADNGRGAATDFDGNYSLILPVGPQKIVVSSIGYDAQTIPVTIKKGETTTVNVDLGVGSIQKDMVVVTAGKFEQRIEDLTVSVSVVKPELVENRGSVSADDAIEQTPGLTIVDSEPQMRGGSGYSFGAGSRVMMLVDDLPILSGDAGRPSWGFIPVENLEQIEVIKGASSVLYGSAALNGIINIRTAYPKDKPKTKINLYSGFYSPPAQQDAQWRGKDDMPIYAGMNFFHSRKIGKNWDLVIGGNVLVDNGFIGYEPADTMINNTPKIIDDYVRDSTGNVIGANTHDPMKEYSNRVRVNFNLRKRSGKIHGLSYGINGNIMYSRGTSTLLWLNSGYGLYRPFGGSLTRTLQTTFNFDPYITYSGAGGARHTFRTRVFHQNNNNNNNQGNENYVFFGEYQFAYKFPQIHDFTITVGTMGKYTLSQAQLYAGNPNGDGKNNAANASVYLQLDKKFWRRLTVNGGARFEYFSVNGNDTIIRPVFRIGANTMLWKEGYLRASFGEGFRFPTIAERFIFTTVGGLPIVPNTGIKPERSYATELGLRQGIKIGKFLGYLDVAGFYQYYKNFVEFNAGKFNPNPGPPFYGLAFRSLNTGDARVYGVDASIMGNGQFTSWFGMNVLVGYTYSRPETVNPNYVYAVDNSGKELTQASSTSLLNSSSTAADSAAYMKNPVLKYRFEHLVNADIEFVFKVKKKYDLAFGVTYRYYSFMRNVDQIFYAVDPLFKWGAVQFRQDHNKGDHVFDLRASLELTEQVKIAVIMKNVANRIYALRPLKVNPPRTTQIQLTINF